A window of Nodularia sp. LEGE 06071 contains these coding sequences:
- a CDS encoding 2Fe-2S iron-sulfur cluster-binding protein, which yields MASYQVRLINKKQELDSTIEIDEESTILEGAEENGIELPFSCHSGSCSSCVGKVVEGEVDQSDQIFLDDEQMSKGFALLCVTYPRSNCTIKTHQEPYLV from the coding sequence ATGGCAAGCTATCAAGTTAGATTAATCAACAAAAAGCAAGAACTCGACTCCACAATTGAAATCGATGAAGAAAGTACCATTTTGGAAGGAGCCGAAGAAAATGGTATTGAGTTGCCTTTCTCTTGTCATTCAGGTTCTTGCTCTAGTTGTGTAGGAAAAGTTGTTGAAGGTGAAGTTGATCAATCTGATCAAATCTTTTTAGATGACGAGCAAATGTCTAAAGGATTCGCTCTACTTTGCGTTACTTATCCCCGTTCTAATTGCACAATTAAAACTCACCAAGAACCATATCTTGTGTAG
- a CDS encoding ThiF family adenylyltransferase — translation MINLTPTELERYSRQMMLPNFGELAQKRLKSATVMVSGVGGLGGTAALYLAVAGVGRLILVRGGDLRLDDMNRQILMTDDWVGKPRVFKAKETLEAINPDIKVDVVHDYVTAENVDSLVQSADMALDCAHNFTERDLLNAACVRWRKPMVEAAMDGMEAYLTTIIPGVTPCLSCLFPEKPEWDRRAFSVLGAVSGTLACLTALEAIKLITGFSQPLLSQLLTIDLNRMEFAKRRSQRDRACPVCGNTAPWRYGQPPSLEPTSNCTK, via the coding sequence GTGATCAACCTAACGCCTACCGAATTAGAACGCTATAGTCGCCAAATGATGCTGCCAAACTTTGGCGAACTAGCTCAAAAACGTCTGAAGTCAGCGACAGTTATGGTTTCAGGTGTGGGGGGATTAGGTGGTACGGCGGCGCTTTACTTAGCAGTAGCGGGCGTTGGGCGACTAATCTTAGTCCGGGGTGGTGACTTGCGATTGGATGACATGAACCGTCAGATTTTAATGACTGATGATTGGGTAGGTAAACCCAGGGTATTCAAAGCTAAAGAAACTCTGGAAGCTATCAATCCTGATATCAAAGTTGATGTAGTTCATGATTATGTCACTGCGGAAAATGTAGACTCCTTAGTGCAATCGGCTGATATGGCCTTGGATTGCGCCCACAATTTTACGGAACGCGACTTGCTGAATGCAGCTTGTGTGCGTTGGCGTAAACCGATGGTGGAGGCTGCAATGGACGGGATGGAGGCTTACCTAACTACAATTATTCCGGGTGTGACTCCTTGTTTATCCTGTCTGTTTCCAGAAAAGCCTGAGTGGGATAGACGTGCTTTTTCTGTTCTGGGCGCTGTATCTGGGACACTAGCTTGTCTAACAGCGTTGGAGGCGATTAAGCTGATCACTGGGTTCAGTCAACCTCTGTTATCGCAATTGCTGACAATTGACTTGAATCGGATGGAATTTGCCAAGCGCCGTTCTCAACGCGATCGCGCTTGTCCTGTATGTGGTAACACTGCACCCTGGAGATACGGACAACCTCCATCCCTGGAACCTACAAGCAATTGTACAAAGTAG
- the nifW gene encoding nitrogenase-stabilizing/protective protein NifW, producing the protein MTGTMNEFKKLVDAEEFFQFFNLPYDKENVNVNRLHILKKFSQFMAEVDDNAHGLTSAEILTQYSLALQKAHDLFLKSTAYEEKLFKVFNDKPKNVVTLTEITSD; encoded by the coding sequence ATGACTGGAACTATGAATGAATTCAAAAAGCTTGTAGATGCAGAAGAATTTTTTCAGTTCTTCAATTTGCCCTACGACAAAGAAAATGTCAATGTCAATCGTCTGCATATTTTGAAGAAGTTTTCGCAATTTATGGCAGAAGTTGATGATAATGCTCATGGTTTAACTTCAGCAGAAATACTCACTCAATATTCGTTAGCTTTGCAAAAAGCTCATGATCTTTTCCTAAAATCAACAGCTTATGAAGAAAAGCTGTTCAAAGTGTTTAATGACAAGCCGAAGAATGTAGTTACGCTGACAGAAATCACTTCTGATTAG
- a CDS encoding HesB/IscA family protein has product MAVSLTEKAEFRLRAFIRGSASDNNDASKGIRISVKDGGCNGYEYGIDVTSKPQPDDLVIQQGNVLIYVDAKSAPLLDGVVVDFVEGVMESGFKFTNPNASDTCGCGKSFKTDDGTPTGVPCS; this is encoded by the coding sequence ATGGCTGTTAGTCTAACAGAAAAAGCAGAGTTTCGTCTGCGGGCATTTATTAGAGGTTCTGCCTCTGACAATAATGACGCTTCAAAAGGCATCCGGATATCTGTAAAAGATGGTGGTTGCAATGGCTATGAATATGGCATTGATGTCACTAGCAAACCACAACCAGATGATTTGGTAATTCAACAAGGTAATGTGTTGATTTATGTTGATGCTAAAAGTGCGCCGTTATTGGACGGGGTTGTGGTCGATTTTGTAGAAGGGGTAATGGAAAGTGGCTTTAAGTTCACTAACCCTAATGCAAGTGATACCTGCGGTTGCGGAAAATCATTCAAAACCGATGATGGCACACCCACTGGTGTACCTTGCAGCTAG